A section of the Quatrionicoccus australiensis genome encodes:
- a CDS encoding ABC transporter ATP-binding protein, protein MSKKIGEVILDLQNISLRFGGVKALTDISFNVREHEIRAIIGPNGAGKSSMLNVINGVYHPQEGKIFWHGQERKRMEPHMAAQQNIARTFQNIALFKGMTVLDNIMTGRITKMKANFIEHALWFGRARNEELEHRKKVEEVIDFLEIQHIRKTPVGRLPYGLQKRVELGRALAAEPSMLLLDEPMAGMNVEEKQDMCRFILDVNDQFGTTIVLIEHDMGVVMDISDRVVVLDYGKKIGDGVPDEVKNNEDVIKAYLGAGH, encoded by the coding sequence ATGAGCAAGAAAATTGGCGAGGTCATTCTCGACCTGCAGAACATTTCCCTGCGCTTCGGCGGCGTCAAGGCGCTGACCGACATTTCCTTCAACGTCCGCGAACACGAAATCCGCGCCATCATCGGTCCGAACGGTGCCGGCAAGAGCTCGATGCTCAATGTCATCAACGGCGTCTATCACCCACAGGAAGGCAAGATTTTCTGGCACGGCCAGGAGCGCAAGCGCATGGAGCCACACATGGCGGCGCAGCAGAACATCGCGCGTACCTTCCAGAACATCGCGTTGTTCAAGGGCATGACGGTGCTCGACAACATCATGACCGGGCGCATCACCAAGATGAAAGCCAACTTCATCGAGCATGCGCTGTGGTTTGGCCGGGCCAGGAACGAAGAGCTCGAACACCGCAAGAAGGTGGAAGAGGTCATCGATTTTCTCGAGATCCAGCACATCCGCAAGACGCCGGTCGGTCGACTGCCCTACGGCCTGCAAAAGCGCGTCGAGCTCGGTCGCGCGCTGGCTGCCGAGCCGTCGATGCTGCTCCTCGACGAGCCGATGGCCGGCATGAACGTCGAAGAGAAACAGGACATGTGCCGCTTCATCCTCGACGTCAATGACCAGTTCGGGACGACGATCGTGCTCATCGAGCACGACATGGGCGTCGTCATGGACATCTCCGACCGCGTCGTCGTGCTCGACTATGGCAAGAAGATCGGCGACGGCGTGCCGGATGAAGTCAAAAATAATGAAGATGTGATCAAGGCCTATCTGGGCGCTGGTCACTAG
- a CDS encoding Crp/Fnr family transcriptional regulator — MKNAEELLRTSVWGPSLSAEEMAKALAGTFERTFAPGAFICMKGEPVDYWMGIVDGLGKMASHWTTGKTTSLTGISSGGWFGEGSLLKSEARRYDVMAIRETRVAFMSRSTFLWLLDHSIPFNRYMIAQLNERLGQFIGMIENERMLDTDARIARGLAALFNPVLYPGTNRLLQISQEELGYLAGVSRQRANQALKVLEDAGLVRSEYGGINVLDLEGLRSFGD, encoded by the coding sequence TTGAAAAATGCCGAGGAACTGCTGCGCACCTCCGTCTGGGGGCCGTCGCTGAGTGCGGAAGAAATGGCCAAGGCACTTGCCGGCACCTTCGAACGTACCTTCGCTCCGGGCGCCTTCATCTGCATGAAGGGCGAACCGGTCGATTACTGGATGGGCATCGTCGACGGCCTGGGCAAGATGGCCAGCCACTGGACTACCGGCAAGACGACTTCGCTGACCGGCATCAGCAGTGGCGGCTGGTTCGGCGAAGGTTCGCTGCTCAAGAGCGAAGCACGTCGCTACGACGTCATGGCCATTCGCGAAACCCGTGTTGCCTTCATGAGCCGCAGCACTTTCCTGTGGCTGCTCGATCACAGCATTCCGTTCAATCGCTACATGATCGCCCAGTTGAACGAACGCCTCGGCCAGTTCATCGGCATGATCGAAAACGAGCGCATGCTCGATACCGACGCACGCATCGCGCGCGGTTTGGCCGCCTTGTTCAACCCGGTGCTCTACCCGGGTACCAACCGCCTGCTGCAGATTTCCCAGGAGGAACTCGGCTACCTGGCCGGCGTCTCGCGCCAGCGCGCCAATCAGGCGCTCAAGGTACTGGAAGATGCCGGTCTGGTACGCAGCGAATACGGCGGTATCAACGTGCTCGACCTCGAAGGCCTGCGCAGCTTCGGCGATTGA
- a CDS encoding branched-chain amino acid ABC transporter permease — MLYREAGQFKTTYAADQQLFPIRQDRIGVLVLLAVAFLGVPMFASEYWFSAILIPFLIFALAALGLNILTGYAGQLSLGSAAFMAVGAYAAYNFQLRVEGIPILVSFALAGLTAAGVGILFGLPSLRIKGFYLAVATLAAQFFIVWCLTKFPWLSNNSSSGVISTQQLIIFGHELTTPVEKYLLVLCIVVVLALAAKNLVRSTTGRAWMAVRDMDVAASVIGIKLMPTKLLAFAISSFYCGVAGALYAFCYLGSVEPDGFSLDMSFKILFMIIIGGVGSIMGSFLGAAFILLLPIFLDVALPFFAELFGLPFSSATVSHIQILVFGALIMFFLIVEPHGLARLWQIAKEKLRLWPFPH, encoded by the coding sequence ATGCTTTACCGTGAAGCCGGTCAGTTCAAGACCACCTACGCCGCCGACCAGCAGCTCTTTCCGATCCGCCAGGACCGGATCGGCGTGCTCGTGCTGCTTGCCGTCGCCTTTCTCGGGGTGCCGATGTTTGCCAGCGAATACTGGTTCTCGGCCATCCTGATTCCCTTCCTGATCTTTGCGCTCGCCGCGCTCGGGCTGAATATCCTGACCGGCTATGCCGGCCAGCTGTCGCTCGGCTCGGCCGCCTTCATGGCGGTCGGCGCCTACGCTGCCTACAACTTCCAGCTACGCGTCGAAGGGATTCCCATCCTGGTTTCCTTCGCTTTGGCGGGGTTGACCGCGGCCGGCGTCGGCATCCTGTTCGGCCTGCCGTCCCTGCGCATCAAGGGCTTCTACCTGGCGGTGGCGACGCTGGCGGCGCAGTTCTTCATCGTCTGGTGCCTGACCAAGTTCCCGTGGCTGTCGAACAACTCGTCGTCCGGCGTGATTTCGACACAGCAACTGATCATCTTCGGCCACGAACTGACCACGCCGGTCGAGAAATACCTGCTCGTGCTCTGCATCGTCGTCGTCCTGGCGCTGGCCGCCAAGAACCTGGTGCGCTCGACCACCGGCCGGGCCTGGATGGCGGTGCGCGACATGGACGTGGCAGCGTCGGTGATCGGTATCAAGCTGATGCCGACCAAGCTGCTCGCCTTTGCCATCAGTTCCTTCTACTGCGGCGTGGCCGGCGCGCTCTATGCCTTCTGCTACCTTGGTTCGGTCGAGCCGGACGGCTTCTCGCTCGACATGTCCTTCAAGATCCTGTTCATGATCATCATCGGCGGCGTCGGTTCGATCATGGGCAGTTTCCTCGGCGCCGCCTTCATCCTGCTGCTGCCGATCTTTCTCGACGTTGCCCTGCCGTTCTTTGCCGAACTGTTCGGCCTGCCGTTTTCCAGCGCTACCGTGTCGCACATCCAGATTCTGGTGTTCGGGGCGCTGATCATGTTTTTCCTGATCGTCGAGCCGCACGGGTTGGCCCGCTTGTGGCAGATCGCGAAGGAGAAGTTGCGCCTGTGGCCTTTCCCCCATTGA
- a CDS encoding branched-chain amino acid ABC transporter permease: protein MNFFLEVLIGGLLSGVMYALVALGFVMIYKASGVFNFAQGAMVYMAALSVVGCIEKGAPLWLAIILAFAIMTLFGIATEKFVLRKLVNQPPISLFMATIGLAFFIEGLAPMIFGSDPRALELGIVDEPIPWILDNWNMVISKFDLVAAGVAAVLVATLALFFQYTRIGRALRAVADDHQAALSIGIPLQHIWAIVWGVAGFVALVAGMMWGARNGVQFALTFTALKALPVLILGGFTSVPGAIVGGLIIGASEKLAEIYIPPVMQDLFGGNFGGIEGWFPYVLALLFLLVRPEGLFGEKHIDRV from the coding sequence ATGAATTTTTTCCTTGAAGTCTTGATCGGCGGTCTGCTCAGCGGTGTCATGTACGCCCTGGTCGCCCTCGGTTTCGTGATGATCTACAAGGCCTCGGGCGTCTTCAACTTTGCCCAGGGCGCGATGGTCTACATGGCGGCGCTGTCGGTCGTCGGCTGTATCGAAAAGGGCGCGCCGCTGTGGCTGGCGATCATTCTTGCCTTCGCGATCATGACCCTGTTCGGCATTGCCACCGAAAAGTTCGTGCTGCGCAAACTGGTCAACCAGCCGCCGATTTCGCTGTTCATGGCGACCATCGGTCTCGCCTTCTTCATCGAGGGCCTGGCGCCGATGATTTTCGGCAGCGATCCGCGCGCGCTGGAACTGGGCATCGTCGACGAACCGATTCCCTGGATTCTCGACAACTGGAACATGGTGATCTCCAAGTTCGACCTCGTGGCAGCCGGTGTGGCTGCGGTGCTGGTCGCGACGCTCGCCCTGTTCTTCCAGTACACCCGCATCGGCCGGGCGCTGCGCGCGGTGGCGGATGACCATCAGGCAGCGCTGTCGATCGGCATCCCGCTGCAGCACATCTGGGCCATCGTCTGGGGCGTGGCCGGTTTCGTCGCCCTGGTTGCCGGCATGATGTGGGGCGCCCGCAATGGCGTGCAGTTTGCGCTCACTTTCACTGCACTCAAGGCGCTGCCAGTGCTGATCCTTGGCGGTTTCACCTCGGTGCCGGGCGCCATCGTTGGCGGCCTGATCATCGGCGCCTCGGAAAAGCTGGCGGAAATCTACATTCCGCCGGTCATGCAGGATCTGTTCGGCGGCAATTTCGGCGGCATCGAAGGCTGGTTCCCGTATGTGCTGGCGCTGCTCTTCCTCCTCGTCAGGCCCGAGGGTCTGTTCGGTGAAAAACACATTGACCGGGTCTAA
- a CDS encoding ABC transporter ATP-binding protein — protein sequence MNTQTTTAADNYLAINNIEVIYDHVILVLKGVSLNVPKGKIVALLGANGAGKSTTLKAISNLLHAERGDVTKGSVEYKGERIDQLTPNELVKRGVIQVMEGRHCFGHLSIEENLLTGAYTRSISRAELKDSLEKVYHYFPRLKTRRTSQAGYTSGGEQQMCAIGRALMAKPEMILLDEPSMGLAPQIVEEIFEIVKDLNSRENVSFLLAEQNTMVALKYADFGYILENGRVVMEGDAEDLRTNEDVKEFYLGLSSAGRKSFKDVKHYRRRKRWLS from the coding sequence ATGAACACACAAACCACTACCGCCGCCGATAACTACCTTGCCATCAACAACATCGAGGTCATCTACGACCACGTGATCCTGGTGCTCAAGGGCGTGTCGCTGAATGTCCCCAAGGGGAAAATCGTTGCCCTGCTCGGCGCCAATGGCGCCGGCAAGTCGACGACGCTGAAAGCCATCTCCAACCTGTTGCATGCCGAACGCGGCGATGTGACCAAGGGCTCGGTCGAATACAAGGGCGAACGCATCGACCAGCTGACCCCGAACGAACTGGTCAAGCGCGGCGTCATCCAGGTCATGGAAGGGCGGCACTGCTTCGGCCACCTCTCGATCGAGGAAAACCTGCTGACCGGTGCCTACACGCGCTCGATCTCGCGCGCCGAACTGAAGGACAGCCTGGAGAAGGTCTATCACTACTTCCCGCGCCTGAAGACGCGGCGCACCTCGCAGGCCGGTTACACCTCGGGCGGCGAACAGCAGATGTGCGCGATCGGCCGGGCGCTGATGGCCAAGCCGGAAATGATCCTGCTCGACGAACCGTCGATGGGCCTGGCGCCGCAGATCGTCGAAGAGATTTTCGAGATTGTGAAGGACCTGAATTCGCGCGAGAACGTCAGCTTCCTGCTCGCCGAGCAGAACACCATGGTGGCGCTGAAGTATGCGGATTTCGGCTACATCCTGGAAAACGGGCGGGTGGTGATGGAGGGCGATGCGGAAGACCTCCGGACCAATGAGGACGTTAAGGAGTTCTACTTGGGGCTCAGTTCGGCCGGGCGTAAATCCTTCAAGGACGTAAAGCACTATCGCCGCAGAAAACGCTGGCTGTCGTAA
- a CDS encoding DUF4124 domain-containing protein has protein sequence MRYGLVLLLVCSMSVHADAYKCQGPAGQTIFSDIPCERIEKVRPSESGADPAVAKSDLDRQRAYINSREAQKATTRQQTSGASFLPDESNPPSSFPPPRPVSPSSTMTH, from the coding sequence ATGCGTTACGGTCTGGTGTTGTTGCTGGTTTGCTCAATGAGCGTTCATGCCGATGCCTACAAGTGCCAAGGGCCTGCCGGGCAGACGATTTTCTCGGATATACCTTGCGAGCGCATTGAAAAGGTGCGGCCAAGTGAGTCTGGCGCCGATCCGGCAGTTGCCAAAAGTGATCTTGATAGGCAGCGCGCCTACATCAATAGCCGCGAGGCCCAGAAGGCGACAACGCGGCAACAGACTTCCGGTGCTTCTTTCCTGCCCGACGAATCAAATCCGCCGTCGTCCTTCCCGCCGCCAAGACCTGTTTCTCCTTCGTCAACGATGACGCATTGA
- a CDS encoding ABC transporter substrate-binding protein: protein MIKSFKPALSVVALSLAMLSQGAAAAEEQFFPIPGYRVGPYGANGQSFYGGFIDYLNYVNLKEKGVNGVQLTYEECETEYNNAKGVECYERLKSKAAKSAGPIHTMSTGISYALIDKSAQDKLPLAMMGYGRTDAVDGSVFPYAFPLVTTYQMQASAIVKFVKEKMGGDLKGKKIVYLYHDSAYGKEAIIAMEAEAALNKFQLVQIPVAHPGNEQGAQWLKIRQEKPDFVVFWGWGVMNQTALKAAQKVAYPRDKMIGSWWTGSEEDVVPAGEAAKGYMAATWNVAGKQVPVISDIEKVVYGAGKGNLQDKAKIGTILYNRGVSAAVLSVEAIRKGQEKYGKGKALTGEQTRWALENLNINDARLKALGATDLLPEIKTSCDNHEGSGKVKIQQWDGAKWVPISGWIEGNKALIHPLFQASAKQYAKEKGITPRDCSKEK, encoded by the coding sequence ATGATCAAAAGCTTCAAACCCGCCCTGAGTGTTGTTGCGCTTTCCCTGGCCATGCTCTCGCAAGGCGCAGCCGCTGCCGAAGAGCAGTTCTTCCCGATTCCCGGCTACCGCGTCGGTCCTTACGGTGCCAACGGCCAGTCCTTTTACGGTGGTTTCATCGACTACCTGAACTACGTCAATTTGAAGGAAAAGGGCGTCAACGGCGTCCAGCTGACCTACGAGGAATGCGAAACCGAGTACAACAACGCCAAGGGCGTCGAGTGCTATGAGCGCCTCAAGAGCAAGGCCGCCAAGTCGGCCGGGCCGATTCACACGATGTCCACCGGCATTTCCTACGCGCTGATCGACAAGTCGGCGCAGGACAAGCTACCGCTCGCCATGATGGGCTACGGTCGTACCGATGCCGTCGACGGCTCGGTCTTCCCCTATGCCTTCCCGCTGGTCACGACCTACCAGATGCAGGCCTCGGCCATCGTCAAGTTCGTCAAGGAAAAGATGGGCGGCGATCTCAAGGGCAAGAAGATCGTTTACCTCTATCACGACTCCGCCTACGGCAAGGAAGCCATCATTGCGATGGAAGCCGAAGCCGCGCTGAACAAGTTCCAGCTGGTGCAGATTCCGGTCGCCCACCCGGGCAACGAGCAGGGCGCACAGTGGTTGAAGATCCGCCAGGAAAAGCCGGATTTCGTCGTGTTCTGGGGCTGGGGCGTGATGAACCAGACGGCGTTGAAGGCCGCCCAGAAGGTGGCCTACCCGCGTGACAAGATGATCGGCTCGTGGTGGACCGGTTCCGAAGAAGACGTCGTGCCGGCCGGCGAGGCCGCCAAGGGCTACATGGCAGCGACCTGGAACGTCGCCGGCAAGCAGGTGCCGGTGATCAGTGACATCGAGAAGGTGGTCTATGGCGCCGGCAAGGGCAACCTGCAGGACAAGGCCAAGATCGGCACCATTCTCTACAACCGTGGCGTGTCGGCGGCGGTGCTGTCGGTCGAGGCGATCCGCAAGGGCCAGGAGAAATATGGCAAGGGCAAGGCGTTGACCGGTGAGCAGACGCGCTGGGCGCTGGAAAACCTCAACATCAACGACGCGCGCCTGAAAGCGCTGGGTGCCACCGACCTGCTGCCGGAAATCAAGACCTCCTGCGACAACCATGAAGGTTCGGGCAAGGTGAAGATCCAGCAGTGGGATGGCGCCAAGTGGGTGCCGATCTCCGGCTGGATCGAGGGCAACAAGGCACTGATCCACCCGCTGTTCCAGGCCTCTGCCAAGCAGTACGCCAAGGAAAAGGGCATCACGCCGCGCGATTGCTCCAAGGAGAAGTAA
- a CDS encoding CaiB/BaiF CoA transferase family protein, which produces MSRPAPLAGIRILDLTRLLPGPVATLHLADLGAEVIKIEDPQLGDYARTLGTGAGEDSAYFRMINRNKQGLVLDLKKPEGVGIFLKLAATADVIVESFRPGVVDKLGIGYATVAALNPKITYCSISGYGQDGPYKDFAGHDINYLGYAGVLDQIGRAGGDPAIPNFQIADLLGGALTGVMGILAAVVDAQRTGLGRYVDVAMTDSVLAHTYFTMLRLNDAGQSAARGCDLLSGGLPCYATYRCADGKYMAVGALEGKFWQSCCAVLERPEWVGRQWDAALRGELDELFASRSREEWASRFATVDCCVTPVLSPEEALKNEQIAARGMVVHAHGLTQFAPPLKFSEHEFAIRQTAPKAGEHSASILAAAGYSAAEIEALRASGALG; this is translated from the coding sequence GTGAGCCGGCCGGCACCGCTGGCCGGTATCCGCATACTCGATCTGACCCGGCTGCTGCCTGGGCCGGTGGCAACGCTGCATCTGGCCGATCTTGGCGCTGAGGTCATCAAGATTGAGGATCCGCAGCTCGGTGATTATGCTCGCACGCTGGGTACCGGGGCCGGCGAGGACAGCGCCTACTTCCGGATGATCAACCGCAACAAGCAGGGACTGGTGCTCGACCTCAAAAAGCCCGAAGGAGTAGGGATATTCCTCAAGCTGGCGGCAACGGCCGATGTCATTGTCGAGAGTTTCCGGCCCGGTGTGGTCGACAAACTGGGTATTGGCTATGCGACCGTCGCTGCCCTGAATCCGAAGATCACTTACTGCTCGATCAGTGGCTACGGTCAGGATGGCCCGTACAAGGATTTTGCCGGCCACGACATCAACTATCTCGGTTATGCCGGCGTACTTGATCAGATCGGTCGCGCCGGGGGCGATCCGGCCATCCCCAATTTTCAGATCGCTGACCTGCTCGGCGGTGCGCTGACCGGCGTGATGGGCATTCTCGCTGCGGTCGTCGATGCCCAGCGCACGGGGCTGGGCCGTTACGTCGATGTGGCGATGACCGATAGCGTGCTCGCCCACACCTATTTCACCATGCTGCGCCTGAACGATGCCGGGCAGTCGGCAGCACGCGGCTGCGATCTCCTTTCCGGTGGCCTGCCTTGTTACGCCACTTACCGCTGTGCTGACGGCAAGTACATGGCGGTGGGGGCGCTGGAAGGCAAGTTCTGGCAAAGCTGCTGTGCCGTGCTTGAGCGGCCGGAGTGGGTGGGGCGCCAGTGGGATGCGGCTTTGCGCGGCGAACTGGATGAGCTGTTCGCCAGCCGGAGTCGTGAAGAGTGGGCCAGTCGCTTCGCAACGGTCGACTGCTGCGTAACGCCGGTTTTGTCACCCGAAGAAGCGTTGAAAAACGAGCAGATTGCTGCGCGGGGCATGGTTGTACATGCCCACGGCCTGACCCAGTTTGCGCCGCCGCTAAAATTTTCAGAGCACGAGTTCGCGATTCGCCAGACGGCACCGAAGGCCGGCGAGCACAGCGCCAGCATTCTTGCCGCGGCCGGTTATTCTGCTGCCGAGATCGAGGCTTTGCGGGCGAGCGGTGCTCTCGGCTGA
- a CDS encoding phenylacetate--CoA ligase family protein, which produces MSYYDPLETRDPDEREADLMDKLARQVAHAKETTHYYFQALAGVNPYECTTREALARLPLTRKRDLIDLQKKTPPFGGLNSLPRHKAKRVFASPGPIYEIQGKDIDPWRMARVLYAAGFRDGDLIHNCFSYHFTPGAFIFEGGARKLGCAVFPGGTGQTEQQVQAMLDLKPEGYVGTPSFLRIIVEKAEELGADISFLRKACVSGEALPGVTRDWLRQRGISVRQCYATADIGAIAYETEAEEGLVVEDELLVEIVRPGTGDPVAPGEVGEVVVTTFNPDYPLIRFATGDLSAILPGRSPCGRSNIRLKGWLGRADQTTKIKGMFVHPEQVADLAKRHPEIGRMRLVVDNPGGQDRMVLHCETALGNSELDKVLVASLREVTKLRGEVAFSAPGGLPNDGKVIEDSRVY; this is translated from the coding sequence ATGAGTTACTACGATCCGCTGGAAACCCGCGATCCGGATGAGCGCGAGGCCGATCTGATGGACAAGCTGGCGCGCCAGGTGGCGCATGCCAAGGAAACGACGCATTATTATTTCCAGGCGTTGGCTGGGGTGAATCCCTATGAATGCACGACGCGCGAGGCGCTCGCCAGACTGCCGCTGACCCGCAAGCGCGACCTGATCGACTTGCAGAAGAAGACGCCGCCCTTCGGTGGCCTCAATTCGCTGCCGCGGCACAAGGCGAAGCGCGTCTTTGCTTCGCCCGGGCCGATCTACGAAATCCAGGGCAAGGACATCGATCCGTGGCGCATGGCACGTGTGCTGTACGCGGCCGGCTTTCGCGATGGCGACCTGATCCATAACTGCTTTTCCTATCACTTCACGCCGGGTGCCTTCATTTTCGAGGGCGGGGCGAGGAAGCTCGGTTGCGCTGTGTTTCCCGGTGGTACCGGCCAGACCGAGCAGCAGGTGCAGGCGATGCTCGACCTCAAGCCGGAAGGCTATGTCGGCACGCCGTCCTTTCTGCGCATCATCGTCGAGAAGGCTGAGGAGCTGGGCGCGGACATCAGCTTTCTGCGTAAAGCTTGTGTCTCCGGCGAAGCGCTGCCCGGGGTGACGCGCGACTGGTTGCGCCAGCGCGGCATCAGTGTGCGGCAGTGTTATGCGACGGCCGACATTGGCGCCATCGCCTACGAAACCGAAGCAGAAGAAGGGCTGGTGGTCGAGGACGAACTGCTCGTCGAGATCGTCCGGCCCGGCACCGGCGACCCGGTGGCACCGGGCGAGGTTGGTGAGGTCGTCGTGACCACCTTCAACCCCGACTATCCGCTGATCCGCTTCGCAACCGGCGATCTTTCCGCCATCCTGCCCGGTCGCTCGCCTTGCGGGCGCAGCAATATCCGCCTCAAGGGCTGGCTCGGCCGGGCCGACCAGACGACCAAGATCAAGGGCATGTTCGTGCATCCGGAGCAGGTAGCCGATCTCGCCAAACGGCATCCGGAAATCGGCCGCATGCGTCTTGTGGTGGACAATCCGGGCGGCCAGGATCGCATGGTGCTGCATTGCGAAACCGCGCTGGGCAATTCCGAACTGGACAAGGTGCTGGTCGCCAGCCTGCGCGAAGTCACCAAGTTGCGCGGCGAAGTGGCCTTTAGTGCGCCGGGGGGCTTGCCCAATGACGGCAAGGTGATTGAAGATAGCCGGGTCTATTGA
- a CDS encoding AMP-dependent synthetase/ligase, with the protein MPKQANFAAVDGLHTFPRLLFHHALVRPQAPAMREKYLGIWQTWTWLDVAERVRALACGLAALGFKRGDNLAIIGDNRPHLYMMMSAAQCLGGVPVPLYQDAVAGEMLFVLQDAGIRFVVVEDQEQVDKMLEVRDQVPDLAHIIYDDPRGMRHYNQPFLHDIHELMEMGRVHDRNHADFLNAEVEQGHYDDVSVMLYTSGTTGKPKGVCQTHAAFIAAAQGGVEVDKLGPDGDILSYLPMAWVGDHLFSYAQAMVAGFTINCPESGDTVMSDLREIGPTCYFAPPRVFESLLTSVMIRMEDAGKLKQKMFHHFMAVAKRCGSDILDGKSVGLGDRLQYWLGNLLVYGPLRNVLGMSRIRVAYTAGAAIGPELFRFYRSMGINLKQFYGQTETCAYVCLQPDGHIKFDSVGQPAPGVEIKIADNGEVLVKGPMLLKEYYKRPDATAESINADGYFMTGDAGFLDEDGHLKIIDRAKDVGKLSNGAMFAPNYIENKLKFFQHIKEVVCFGHDRDMVTAFVNIDVGAVGNWAERRGISYAGYADLAGKPEVLEMIRECVEQINADLVHDSMVADSQIHRFLVLHKELDPDDDELTRTRKVRRNFVAEKYKVLIDALYTGKSNQFIETEVKFEDGRRGKISADLKILDAKTFPIVQKAA; encoded by the coding sequence ATGCCCAAGCAGGCGAATTTCGCCGCAGTGGACGGTTTGCATACCTTCCCGCGGCTGTTGTTTCATCATGCCCTGGTCCGTCCGCAGGCGCCGGCGATGCGCGAGAAATATCTCGGCATCTGGCAAACGTGGACCTGGCTCGACGTCGCCGAGCGCGTGCGTGCGCTGGCCTGCGGCCTGGCGGCGCTCGGCTTCAAGCGCGGCGACAACCTGGCGATCATCGGCGACAACCGGCCGCATCTCTACATGATGATGAGCGCTGCCCAGTGCCTGGGTGGCGTGCCGGTACCGCTCTACCAGGATGCAGTGGCCGGCGAGATGCTGTTCGTGCTGCAGGACGCCGGCATCCGCTTCGTCGTCGTCGAGGATCAGGAGCAGGTCGACAAGATGCTCGAAGTGCGCGACCAGGTGCCCGATCTCGCCCACATCATCTACGACGATCCGCGCGGCATGCGCCACTACAACCAGCCCTTCCTGCACGACATCCACGAACTCATGGAAATGGGCCGCGTGCATGATCGCAACCATGCCGACTTCCTCAATGCCGAAGTCGAGCAGGGCCATTACGACGACGTCTCGGTGATGCTCTACACCTCGGGCACGACCGGCAAGCCGAAGGGCGTCTGCCAGACGCACGCTGCCTTCATCGCCGCGGCGCAGGGCGGTGTCGAAGTAGACAAGCTGGGGCCGGATGGCGACATCCTCTCCTACCTGCCCATGGCCTGGGTCGGCGATCACCTGTTCTCCTACGCGCAGGCGATGGTTGCCGGCTTCACGATCAATTGTCCGGAGTCCGGTGACACCGTGATGTCCGACCTGCGCGAGATCGGCCCGACCTGCTATTTCGCCCCGCCGCGCGTCTTCGAAAGCCTGCTCACCTCGGTGATGATCCGCATGGAGGATGCCGGCAAGCTGAAACAGAAAATGTTCCACCACTTCATGGCGGTGGCCAAGCGCTGCGGTTCCGACATCCTCGACGGCAAGTCGGTCGGCCTCGGTGACCGGCTGCAGTACTGGCTGGGCAATCTGCTGGTTTACGGTCCGCTGCGCAACGTGCTCGGCATGAGCCGCATCCGTGTCGCCTATACGGCCGGCGCGGCGATCGGGCCGGAGCTGTTCCGTTTCTACCGTTCGATGGGCATCAACCTGAAGCAGTTCTACGGCCAGACCGAAACCTGTGCCTATGTCTGTCTGCAGCCGGACGGTCACATCAAGTTCGACTCGGTCGGTCAACCGGCGCCCGGCGTCGAAATCAAGATTGCCGACAATGGCGAGGTGCTGGTCAAGGGGCCGATGCTGTTGAAGGAATACTACAAGCGCCCGGATGCCACCGCCGAATCGATCAACGCCGACGGCTATTTCATGACCGGCGATGCCGGCTTCCTCGACGAGGATGGTCACCTGAAGATCATCGATCGCGCCAAGGACGTCGGCAAATTGTCGAATGGTGCGATGTTTGCGCCCAACTACATCGAGAACAAGCTGAAGTTCTTCCAGCACATCAAGGAAGTCGTCTGTTTCGGACACGATCGCGACATGGTGACGGCCTTCGTCAATATCGACGTCGGTGCGGTTGGCAACTGGGCCGAGCGGCGCGGCATTTCCTACGCCGGCTATGCCGATCTGGCCGGCAAGCCGGAAGTGCTCGAAATGATCCGCGAATGCGTCGAGCAGATCAACGCCGACCTGGTGCATGACAGCATGGTCGCCGATTCGCAGATCCACCGTTTCCTTGTGCTGCACAAGGAGCTCGATCCGGACGACGACGAACTGACGCGCACGCGCAAGGTGCGGCGCAATTTCGTTGCCGAAAAATACAAGGTGCTGATCGACGCCCTCTACACGGGCAAGAGCAACCAGTTCATCGAAACCGAGGTCAAGTTCGAGGACGGCCGGCGCGGCAAGATTTCCGCCGACCTGAAGATTCTCGATGCGAAGACCTTCCCGATTGTGCAAAAGGCGGCCTGA